Part of the Candidatus Methanogranum gryphiswaldense genome, CGCAAGATAGACCCGACTCATGAACAAAGACACCGCATAAGGGAAATCATCGCATATCTCTGGCCGATCCTCCCAAATTGTACATCTGTTATCTTTACCTAGAAAAGCACAGGGGGACGTCTTTTTTAACAATAATCTTCCATCCGATGTCTGTATGAGATAATTTTTCATAAAATCATATAGCGGGATGTTTGCAGCATTCGAGATCCTATCGACCTCTTGCGGCTGCACGATTATGTTTGGCTGATGACAACAACGTCCGCAAAGCTCGCAGGGGAAATCGGCCTTGTAACTCATGCATATCTCATATGCGATATCAAGGTCCTTTTCCATATCTGAAGAGATTGCTCCCAATCCCTCCAAGATGTATTTCCCCCTGTACTTAGCCATCGATTCACAATCCGTTGGCGAATCCGTAAATGAATGCTACCATCGAAAGACAAAGTCCGATGCCACTGAGAATTAAGAAGACCTTCCAATTGGCATTTGTCCTTGAACGGTTCGCATAGTTAACGGCATATCCTCCGATGATTAGCCCCACTGCACCAGCAATTGCACCGACAATGTACTGGGACATCGCAAAATCCATGACAAAGGCTATGATACCGATGATGAGACTTAATGCACATAATCCCAAAGGATTGCGGGCCGATCTTCCGAAAACGTCATCCTCTAAACTATCCATGTTATTACTCCTGCGAAGGCAATATCATTCGATATTAAGATTCTTTGCAGAAATCTTGGGAATCGTCCGCTTTTTCAAAAATGCATTCTACTCTGACCCTCGTTCCACCGAACCTCATTCTCTCATTGATAGTATCGGCTTTTATGACGTTCATGCCGTTGAATATGTTCTCTATCTCTTTCAATGTGAAATATCTGTACACGATGCCATTCCCACGAATATTCGAATTCGATCCTTCGGCCCTCATATCCCCGACCGCAAATGATCTAACCAATATCTTGCCCCCACTGACGAGAACCCTGCAAGCCTCAGATACAGTACTGGATAGCTGTTCATCATCCAGATGCTCTAACACATGTACCAATGTCACTATATCGAAAGTATCGTCATCGAATGGAAGATAAGAACAATCTGAAACAACAAAATCCGCATTTTCTAAAAACATTTTTTTACAATATTCAACAGCATTCTCTGAAAAATCCAATCCCGTGACAAACGCACCTTCCTGCAATAAGGCTGCCACCGTCTTACCGTTACCACATCCGATATCCAAGGCCTTGTCTCCCTTCTCTACTACAAGCCCTGATAATTTACCGATGCCTCTCCAAGGACGATCGTTTTCGCAGTAAAAACGGTCCCATGACTGCCTCTGCTCCTCTCGTTTAAAAATTGGATCGGACATATGCAACAGCAAGTAAAGAACTCCATAAATAATATGACCTCGTTGAACCACCTATCTCATTCAGATATAGGAGACATCAAAATGTTTTGGAATCCAAGAATGGAATGCATGCCGAGAGAAGAACTCGAAAAGATGCAATACACAGAACTGAAGAAGCTTGTAAACAACTTATACAGCTTTAATCAGTTCTACCACGACAGGATGAAGAAAGAAGGTGTTCATCCAGACGACATAAAGTGTTTGGCTGACATAAGAAAACTTCCTTATATGTACAAACAGGACCTAAGAGACAACTATCCCACTAAGATGTTCACCGTCCCCAACAACGAGATCGTAAGATACCATGTCTCGTCGGGTACCAGCGGAAAACCCACACTCGTCGGATACACAAGAAATGATCTTGACTATTGGAGCGAAGCTTTAGCGAGATCGTTCACATCAATAGGTATAGGCCCCGAAGATACAATGCAGGTCTCATACGGATACGGACTTTTTACCGGAGGGCTTGGTGCACACTACGGAGCAGAAAAAGTAGGTGCGACCGTCCTACCCACTGGAACGGGAAATACCGAAAGACAGATAGAACTGATGCAGGACCTTGGTGTTACGGTAATTGCCTGTACGCCTTCATATCTCGTACACATAATTGATGCAGCAAAGAAAATGGGAATCGATTTCAAGAGGGACACCAACCTGAGAAAGGCCGTACTTGGAGCAGAACCATGGTCAGAAAGCATGAGAAAACACATAGAGGATTCTTCAGGCATAAGAGCCTATGATATCTACGGCACCTCTGAAATGGCAGGACCAATGTTCACAGAATGTGAGGAAAGGAACGGCATCCATATCCCCGCCGACATCATGTACGTAGAGATCATCGACCCAGATACGGGCGAGCCGTGCAATGACGGTGACAAAGGAGAAATGGTCGTGACCATGCTCAAAAAAGAGGCCATGCCTCTCATAAGATACCGGATCAAAGACGTATGCAGCATATCTCACGAACCTTGCGAATGCGGAAGAACCTCACCGAGGATCTCAAGGATATCTGGAAGATCCGATGATATGCTGATAATACGTGGAATAAACGTATTTCCATCTCAGATCGAATACACTTTGCTTCAGATACCACAGGTTGGAGCTCAGTACATGATATACATTACAAGAGTGGATGCACTGGATAATATGATCCTACAGGTAGAAATAAAACCAGAAGCTTTCAGTGACAAGATCGAGGATATGATAAAACTAAGGTCTCATATCGAATCCGAACTTAAAAAATACCTAAACATCGCTGTTGCAGTAGAGCTTAAGGCTCCCGGAGAACTTCCAAGGTTCGAAGGAAAGGCCAAAAGGGTAATTGATAAGAGGGTGTTTTAAAATGGCAGACGACAAAATAATCACACAGCTTTCGATATTCGTCAATAACGAACCCGGCCGTCTTGCCGCGGTAGCCAGTATCCTAAAGGAATGCGGCGTCAACATGAAGGCCTGCAACCTTGCAGAATCGACAGAATTCGGGATCCTCAGGGCCATAGTCGATAACCCGGACGAAGCTTACGAAAAAATAAGGTCCAAAGGGATAATAGTAAAAAAGACCGACATCATCGGAATAGCGATCGGCAATGTTCCAGGATCCCTTTTTGAAGCAGCTGATGTTCTCGGAAAGGCAAATATAAACATAGAATATGGCTATGCGTATGCCTCCAAGGACCGCGAAGGTCTCTTCATAAGGGTTGATGACCCCAAGAAGGCCATCTCAGTGCTTACGGCCGCAGGAATTAAAATCATAAAAGGATCGGAGATTTAAATGGGAAACCTCAATGTTGCCGTTATCGGTGCAAAGGACTTCGCTGGACAAGTTGGAAAGAAAGGGACCGTCACAGATATGACGTTCTTCGAACTCAAAAAAGGAAATGATTCTGTTACACTCATAGAGCCTTCAAAATATCCAGACAAATTGTCATCGCTCTTTTATTCTGTGGGAATGTCAGAATTCGTCATTTTGGTAGTTGACAAGATAGATGCGCAGTTGGGTGAATCCATCGTCATGGTCGATCTTTTCGGCATTAAGAACGGATGGATAATATTAAGGAATTATATCCAACCCGAACAACTCAAACCAATAATTGCTGGAACAAGCCTTGAAAGTTACACGGTCATAGAGGAAAATAACGTAAAGATACGCGAAGACCTCATAGCGATGGCATGTGCCGAAGGAAGAAAGGCAGGTGATGGAACACGCGGATCGTGTCCGATTGACAGTCATTTCAACGTTAAAGGGGTGGGTACCGTGGTCCTTGGTTCTGTCATCGATGGATATTTCAAAAAACATGACAAAATGACCATTTTCCCTATCAAAAAAGAAGTTGTCCTCAAATCGATTCAAAAACACGATGTCGATGCGGAGGATGGTATCAAAGGAGACCATGTGGGTCTAGCACTTAGAGGCGTAGAATCCGAAGAACTCGACAGAGGATTTGTTG contains:
- a CDS encoding YkgJ family cysteine cluster protein translates to MAKYRGKYILEGLGAISSDMEKDLDIAYEICMSYKADFPCELCGRCCHQPNIIVQPQEVDRISNAANIPLYDFMKNYLIQTSDGRLLLKKTSPCAFLGKDNRCTIWEDRPEICDDFPYAVSLFMSRVYLAITHDDVEILDLIGYMDDTWPCTKAIKSTITEKVQDAKEKRVINRDLQ
- a CDS encoding class I SAM-dependent methyltransferase codes for the protein MSDPIFKREEQRQSWDRFYCENDRPWRGIGKLSGLVVEKGDKALDIGCGNGKTVAALLQEGAFVTGLDFSENAVEYCKKMFLENADFVVSDCSYLPFDDDTFDIVTLVHVLEHLDDEQLSSTVSEACRVLVSGGKILVRSFAVGDMRAEGSNSNIRGNGIVYRYFTLKEIENIFNGMNVIKADTINERMRFGGTRVRVECIFEKADDSQDFCKES
- a CDS encoding phenylacetate--CoA ligase, which codes for MPREELEKMQYTELKKLVNNLYSFNQFYHDRMKKEGVHPDDIKCLADIRKLPYMYKQDLRDNYPTKMFTVPNNEIVRYHVSSGTSGKPTLVGYTRNDLDYWSEALARSFTSIGIGPEDTMQVSYGYGLFTGGLGAHYGAEKVGATVLPTGTGNTERQIELMQDLGVTVIACTPSYLVHIIDAAKKMGIDFKRDTNLRKAVLGAEPWSESMRKHIEDSSGIRAYDIYGTSEMAGPMFTECEERNGIHIPADIMYVEIIDPDTGEPCNDGDKGEMVVTMLKKEAMPLIRYRIKDVCSISHEPCECGRTSPRISRISGRSDDMLIIRGINVFPSQIEYTLLQIPQVGAQYMIYITRVDALDNMILQVEIKPEAFSDKIEDMIKLRSHIESELKKYLNIAVAVELKAPGELPRFEGKAKRVIDKRVF
- a CDS encoding amino acid-binding protein, whose protein sequence is MADDKIITQLSIFVNNEPGRLAAVASILKECGVNMKACNLAESTEFGILRAIVDNPDEAYEKIRSKGIIVKKTDIIGIAIGNVPGSLFEAADVLGKANINIEYGYAYASKDREGLFIRVDDPKKAISVLTAAGIKIIKGSEI
- a CDS encoding translation elongation factor 1 alpha-related protein translates to MGNLNVAVIGAKDFAGQVGKKGTVTDMTFFELKKGNDSVTLIEPSKYPDKLSSLFYSVGMSEFVILVVDKIDAQLGESIVMVDLFGIKNGWIILRNYIQPEQLKPIIAGTSLESYTVIEENNVKIREDLIAMACAEGRKAGDGTRGSCPIDSHFNVKGVGTVVLGSVIDGYFKKHDKMTIFPIKKEVVLKSIQKHDVDAEDGIKGDHVGLALRGVESEELDRGFVVTTDPSIKMTRSLTGKVKLVKYWASPLKEGMVIHLGHWMQMVPCRVSNVDNGFDFRSATVTFDIETDIIHKPGDTGIILYLEGGKLRVAGSVTLP